In Thiospirochaeta perfilievii, a single window of DNA contains:
- the ftsH gene encoding ATP-dependent zinc metalloprotease FtsH: MASGDNNNPDNGNKDKIDEVMKKLKGGNGKFPFIYLIGVIIAIVAINSYFSNISTNTIPLSDFKYKISTGEIKYVKIVDGFYEGYLTDPKSSDMTRISSYKAVPLPALTDTNFTKMLEDSKVEYEVIPVDNNPLIGMLLQWVIPLGLMFLIWRFMFKKIGGMGGSNVMNFGQNKSKILSETNTGVVFNDVAGCEEAKYELEEVVDFLKNSKKYTEIGGKIPKGVLLVGPPGTGKTLMAKAVAGEAGVTFFRLSGADFVEMFVGVGAARVRDLFKQAREKSPAIIFIDELDAIGKSRAAAMSTNDEREQTLNQLLVEMDGFDTQTGVILLAATNRPEILDPALLRPGRFDRQVLVDKPDLLGREEILRIHSKGVKLDGDLCLKDVAKATPGFVGADLANIVNEAALLAVRAGRKTVIQSDFEEAIEKSVAGLEKKNRLINPREREIVAYHEVGHALVAAFTPDQNPVQKISIVPRGFGALGYTMQTPTEDRFLMTEEELIGEVDVLLGGRAAELLIYNKLSTGASNDIERATKIVKNMITVYGMSDRFKNVALSVQQNSYLQGGGSTKEYSETTQQYIDDEISKVLSERYEHVQVLLKKHKVLLESLTEILMHDEVLTSEEFMKFVKEDAVGSQSYSDRKALDMKPSERAQETGKKRNDEILERNKAIMEAKKNAPPKVNVEHKKENPFVNEVELKLKDPTKDKKEDK, encoded by the coding sequence ATGGCCAGTGGCGATAATAATAATCCAGATAATGGAAATAAAGATAAGATTGATGAGGTTATGAAGAAATTAAAGGGTGGAAATGGTAAATTCCCATTTATCTACCTTATTGGAGTAATAATTGCTATAGTTGCAATAAACTCCTACTTTTCAAATATCTCTACTAATACAATACCTCTAAGTGATTTTAAATATAAAATTTCAACTGGCGAAATTAAATATGTTAAAATTGTTGATGGCTTTTATGAAGGTTATTTAACCGATCCAAAGAGTTCTGATATGACTAGAATATCATCTTATAAGGCTGTCCCTCTACCTGCATTAACAGACACTAACTTTACAAAGATGTTAGAGGATTCTAAGGTTGAGTATGAGGTTATTCCAGTTGATAACAACCCTCTAATAGGAATGTTATTACAGTGGGTTATTCCCCTTGGTTTAATGTTTTTAATATGGCGATTTATGTTTAAAAAGATTGGTGGTATGGGTGGTTCCAATGTTATGAATTTTGGCCAAAATAAGTCTAAAATTCTTTCAGAGACAAATACTGGAGTCGTTTTTAATGATGTTGCAGGGTGTGAAGAAGCAAAATATGAGTTAGAAGAAGTTGTAGACTTCTTAAAGAACTCAAAAAAATATACTGAGATTGGTGGGAAGATACCTAAGGGTGTACTACTAGTAGGTCCTCCAGGTACTGGTAAAACTCTAATGGCCAAAGCTGTAGCTGGTGAGGCTGGTGTAACATTTTTTAGACTAAGTGGTGCAGACTTTGTTGAGATGTTTGTTGGTGTAGGTGCTGCAAGGGTAAGGGATCTATTTAAACAGGCTAGGGAGAAATCTCCAGCAATTATTTTTATTGATGAGTTAGATGCTATTGGTAAAAGTAGGGCAGCTGCTATGTCTACAAATGATGAGAGAGAGCAGACTTTAAACCAGTTATTAGTAGAGATGGATGGGTTTGATACCCAAACAGGGGTTATACTACTAGCTGCAACAAATAGACCTGAAATTCTAGACCCAGCACTATTAAGACCTGGACGTTTTGATAGACAGGTTTTAGTTGATAAACCAGACCTTTTAGGTCGAGAAGAGATCCTAAGAATTCACTCTAAGGGTGTAAAGTTAGATGGTGATCTGTGTCTAAAGGATGTTGCTAAGGCTACACCGGGATTTGTAGGTGCAGATTTGGCAAATATTGTTAATGAGGCAGCACTATTAGCTGTAAGAGCTGGTAGGAAAACTGTAATACAGAGCGACTTTGAAGAAGCTATTGAGAAATCAGTTGCTGGTCTTGAGAAGAAAAATAGATTAATAAACCCAAGGGAGAGGGAGATTGTAGCATACCATGAAGTTGGACACGCATTAGTTGCTGCATTTACTCCAGATCAAAATCCTGTTCAGAAGATTTCAATTGTACCTAGGGGATTTGGTGCTCTAGGTTATACAATGCAGACTCCTACAGAAGATAGATTTTTAATGACAGAAGAGGAGCTAATTGGGGAAGTTGATGTCCTTTTAGGTGGACGAGCTGCAGAGCTTTTAATATATAATAAACTTTCAACTGGGGCTTCTAATGATATTGAAAGGGCGACTAAAATAGTTAAAAATATGATTACTGTATATGGTATGAGTGATCGATTTAAAAACGTTGCCTTAAGTGTACAACAAAACTCCTACTTACAAGGTGGAGGAAGTACCAAAGAGTACTCTGAGACAACTCAGCAGTATATTGATGATGAGATTTCAAAGGTTTTATCCGAGAGATATGAACACGTTCAAGTACTACTTAAGAAACATAAGGTATTATTAGAGTCCTTAACAGAGATTTTGATGCATGATGAAGTTTTAACAAGTGAAGAGTTTATGAAGTTCGTTAAAGAGGATGCTGTAGGTTCTCAAAGTTACAGTGATAGAAAAGCGCTGGATATGAAGCCTTCAGAAAGAGCCCAAGAGACTGGAAAAAAACGTAACGATGAGATATTAGAGAGAAATAAAGCTATTATGGAGGCAAAAAAGAATGCACCTCCTAAGGTTAATGTTGAACATAAAAAAGAGAACCCATTTGTTAATGAAGTTGAGTTGAAATTAAAAGATCCAACTAAGGATAAGAAAGAGGATAAATAA
- a CDS encoding SPFH domain-containing protein yields the protein MGEGKSTSPRKVGVVVFVVIAVAALLFLSNSLVTTNKSGYYQVKQAAVTGTMSVRSKPGMYPQLFGDITTYQISDMYYFSKYDEEGGSGFEAAPIKVRFNDGGTAEISGSIKYRLSLVEDTQISLHADYKSYEAVKQDLVRQVVTEALMQTATLMKAEESYSSRRSEFTSLAEEQVKLGIFETSSEEIKTKDADGNQFIERYVEVKVGPDGQRLIRKESPFVRYQIEVLQFVIKDIDFDQTIDSLIAKKKEAEQQRVVAKANAERAKQDAITAEEQGKAKEAEAKALENVEKIKAVTKAEKERDVANLRYETEKLNALATLEKAKAEAEKNRLLVSAGLAPEMEAQINKEVAIGVAAELAKVKFPEMMILGGSNGGALNPFDAVGLESFLKIQKEFSAKE from the coding sequence ATGGGGGAAGGGAAATCCACAAGTCCTAGAAAAGTAGGAGTAGTAGTTTTTGTTGTAATAGCAGTAGCAGCACTGTTATTTTTATCTAATTCTTTAGTAACAACAAATAAATCTGGTTATTATCAGGTAAAACAGGCAGCTGTTACTGGAACAATGAGTGTTAGAAGTAAACCTGGTATGTATCCACAACTATTTGGTGATATTACTACATATCAAATATCAGATATGTATTACTTCTCTAAGTATGATGAAGAGGGTGGCTCAGGTTTTGAAGCTGCTCCTATAAAAGTTCGATTTAACGATGGTGGTACAGCAGAGATATCTGGTTCTATAAAGTATAGACTATCCCTAGTTGAGGATACCCAGATAAGTTTACATGCTGATTATAAGTCCTATGAGGCTGTAAAACAGGATCTTGTAAGACAGGTTGTTACCGAGGCATTAATGCAAACTGCAACTTTAATGAAAGCAGAGGAGTCCTACTCATCCAGGCGTTCAGAGTTTACATCTTTAGCTGAAGAGCAGGTTAAGCTAGGAATCTTTGAGACTAGTTCAGAGGAAATTAAAACCAAAGATGCTGATGGCAACCAGTTTATAGAGAGATATGTTGAAGTTAAAGTAGGTCCTGATGGACAAAGATTGATAAGAAAAGAGTCGCCATTTGTTCGTTACCAAATAGAAGTTCTACAGTTTGTTATTAAGGATATTGACTTTGATCAAACAATAGACTCCCTAATAGCAAAGAAAAAAGAAGCAGAGCAGCAGAGGGTAGTAGCTAAGGCAAATGCTGAGAGAGCTAAACAGGATGCAATAACTGCCGAGGAACAGGGTAAGGCAAAGGAAGCTGAAGCTAAAGCTTTAGAGAATGTTGAGAAGATAAAAGCAGTAACAAAGGCTGAAAAAGAGCGGGATGTTGCTAATTTACGATATGAGACTGAAAAGCTAAATGCCCTAGCAACCCTAGAGAAAGCTAAGGCAGAGGCTGAGAAAAATAGACTCTTAGTATCAGCGGGGTTAGCTCCTGAGATGGAAGCACAAATAAATAAAGAAGTAGCTATTGGCGTAGCTGCTGAATTAGCTAAAGTAAAATTCCCAGAGATGATGATTTTAGGTGGAAGTAATGGTGGGGCGTTAAACCCCTTTGATGCCGTTGGACTAGAATCCTTCCTTAAGATACAGAAAGAGTTTTCCGCCAAGGAATAA